From a region of the Zingiber officinale cultivar Zhangliang chromosome 10B, Zo_v1.1, whole genome shotgun sequence genome:
- the LOC122030146 gene encoding chorismate synthase, chloroplastic-like, which yields MYAGTEILAYVSQVHKVVLPEGVVDHETVTLDQIENNIVRCPDPDYAQKMIEAIDGVRVKGDSVGGIVTCIARNVPQGLGCPVFDKLEADLAKAMLSLPATKGFEIGSGFSGTFLTGS from the exons ATGTATGCAGGAACTGAG ATTTTGGCATATGTTTCTCAAGTTCATAAAGTTGTGCTTCCTGAAGGTGTTGTTGATCATGAGACAGTGACCCTTGATCAA ATTGAGAATAACATCGTCAGATGTCCGGATCCAGATTATGCTCAAAAGATGATTGAAGCCATCGATGGAGTTCGAGTTAAGGGAGACTCTGTTGGAGGCATAGTGACATGCATTGCTCGAAATGTTCCACAA GGGCTTGGATGTCCAGTCTTTGATAAATTGGAAGCTGATTTGGCAAAAGCTATGTTGTCTCTCCCTGCAACGAAGGGATTTGAAATTGGCAGTGGTTTTTCAG GAACTTTTTTGACTGGAAGTTAG